A genomic region of Mus musculus strain C57BL/6J chromosome 7, GRCm38.p6 C57BL/6J contains the following coding sequences:
- the Kirrel2 gene encoding kin of IRRE-like protein 2 precursor, translated as MLASALLVFLCCFKGHAGSSPHFLQQPEDMVVLLGEEARLPCALGAYRGLVQWTKDGLALGGERDLPGWSRYWISGNSASGQHDLHIKPVELEDEASYECQASQAGLRSRPAQLHVMVPPEAPQVLGGPSVSLVAGVPGNLTCRSRGDSRPAPELLWFRDGIRLDGSSFHQTTLKDKATGTVENTLFLTPSSHDDGATLICRARSQALPTGRDTAVTLSLQYPPMVTLSAEPQTVQEGEKVTFLCQATAQPPVTGYRWAKGGSPVLGARGPRLEVVADATFLTEPVSCEVSNAVGSANRSTALEVLYGPILQAKPKSVSVDVGKDASFSCVWRGNPLPRITWTRMGGSQVLSSGPTLRLPSVALEDAGDYVCRAEPRRTGLGGGKAQARLTVNAPPVVTALQPAPAFLRGPARLQCVVFASPAPDSVVWSWDEGFLEAGSLGRFLVEAFPAPEVEGGQGPGLISVLHISGTQESDFTTGFNCSARNRLGEGRVQIHLGRRDLLPTVRIVAGAASAATSLLMVITGVVLCCWRHGSLSKQKNLVRIPGSSEGSSSRGPEEETGSSEDRGPIVHTDHSDLVLEEKEALETKDPTNGYYRVRGVSVSLSLGEAPGGGLFLPPPSPIGLPGTPTYYDFKPHLDLVPPCRLYRARAGYLTTPHPRAFTSYMKPTSFGPPELSSGTPPFPYATLSPPSHQRLQTHV; from the exons ATGCTGGCCTCCGCCCTCCTCGTTTTCCTTTGCTGTTTCAAAGGACATGCAG GCTCATCGCCCCATTTCCTACAACAGCCAGAGGACATGGTGGTGCTGTTGGGGGAGGAAGCCCGGCTGCCCTGCGCTCTGGGCGCGTACAGGGGGCTCGTGCAGTGGACTAAGGATGGGCTGGCTCTAGGGGGCGAAAGAGACCTTCCAG GGTGGTCCCGGTACTGGATATCGGGGAATTCAGCCAGTGGCCAGCATGACCTCCACATTAAGCCTGTGGAATTGGAAGATGAGGCATCGTATGAGTGCCAGGCTTCGCAAGCAGGTCTCCGATCACGACCAGCCCAACTGCACGTGATGG TCCCCCCAGAAGCTCCCCAGGTACTAGGCGGCCCCTCTGTGTCTCTGGTTGCTGGAGTTCCTGGAAATCTGACCTGTCGGAGTCGTGGGGATTCACGACCTGCCCCTGAACTACTGTGGTTCCGAGATGGGATCCGGCTGGATGGGAGCAGCTTCCACCAG ACCACGCTGAAGGACAAGGCCACTGGAACAGTGGAAAACACCTTATTCCTGACCCCTTCCAGTCATGATGATGGTGCCACCTTGATCTGCAGAGCGCGAAGCCAGGCCCTGCCCACAGGGAGGGACACAGCTGTTACACTGAGCCTTCAGT ATCCCCCAATGGTGACTCTGTCTGCTGAGCCCCAGACTGTgcaggagggagagaaggtgACTTTCCTGTGTCAAGCCACTGCCCAGCCTCCTGTCACTGGCTACAG GTGGGCGAAGGGGGGATCCCCGGTGCTTGGGGCACGTGGGCCAAGGTTGGAGGTCGTTGCAGATGCCACTTTCCTGACTGAGCCGGTGTCCTGCGAGGTCAGCAACGCGGTCGGAAGCGCCAACCGCAGCACCGCGCTGGAAGTGTTGT ATGGACCCATTCTGCAGGCAAAACCTAAGTCCGTGTCCGTGGACGTGGGGAAAGATGCCTCCTTCAGCTGTGTCTGGCGCGGGAACCCACTTCCACGGATAACCTGGACCCGCATGGGTGGCTCTCAG GTGCTGAGCTCCGGGCCCACGCTGCGGCTTCCGTCCGTGGCACTGGAGGATGCGGGCGACTATGTATGCAGGGCTGAGCCGAGGAGAACGGGTCTGGGAGGCGGCAAAGCGCAGGCGAGGCTGACTGTGAACG CACCCCCTGTAGTGACAGCCCTGCAACCTGCACCAGCCTTTCTGAGGGGTCCTGCTCGCCTCCAGTGTGTGGTGTTTGCCTCCCCTGCCCCAGACTCGGTG gtttggtcttggGACGAGGGCTTCTTGGAGGCAGGCTCACTGGGCAGGTTCCTAGTGGAAGCCTTCCCAGCCCCGGAAGTGGAGGGGGGACAGGGCCCTGGCCTTATTTCTGTGCTACACATTTCCGGAACCCAGGAGTCCGACTTTACCACCGGCTTCAACTGCAGTGCCCGCAACCGGCTAGGAGAGGGACGAGTCCAGATCCACTTGGGCCGTAGAG ACTTGCTGCCTACTGTCCGGATTGTGGCTGGTGCAGCATCTGCAGCCACCTCTCTCCTTATGGTCATCACTGGAGTGGTCCTCTGCTGCTGGCGCCATG GCTCTCTCTCTAAGCAAAAGAACTTGGTCCGGATCCCAGGAAGCAGCGAGGGTTCCAGTTCACGTGGCCCTGAGGAGGAGACAGGCAGCAGTGAGGACCGG gGTCCCATTGTGCACACCGACCACAGTGATTTGGTTCTTGAGGAAAAAGAGGCTCTGGAGACAAAG GATCCAACCAACGGTTACTACAGGGTTCGAGGGGTCAGTGTGAGCCTTAGCCTTGGGGAAGCTCCTGGAGGAGGCCTCTTCTTGCCACCGCCCTCTCCGATCGGTCTCCCAGGGACTCCTACTTACTATGACTTCAAGCCACATCTGGACTTAGTCCCTCCCTGCAGACTGTACAGAGCGAGGGCAGGTTATCTTACCACCCCCCATCCCCGTGCCTTCACCAGCTACATGAAACCCACATCCTTTGGACCCCCAGAATTGAGCTCTGGAACTCCCCCCTTCCCGTATGCTACCTTGTCTCCACCCAGCCACCAGCGTCTCCAGACTCATGTGTGA